The genomic window GGCCCCGGCCGACACCAGCCTGGCGCCGTTGCCCTCGGGTACCTACTGCAAGATCCCGATGGACACCCCGGCCAACAGCGTGCGTGGATCACGCAACATGCCGTGTGTCGACGTCCCGGGCAAGCGGGCCGCCTCACCACGGGAGTGCCGCGACCCCAAGCCCTACGTCCCGGCAGGAACCAACCCCTGGTACGGCGACCCCAACCAGATCCTGACCTGCCCCGCGCCGTCGGCGCGCTGCGACCAGTCGGTCCGACCGGGCATGGTGATCCCCGCACCCTCGGTCGATAACGGCATGAACCCCGCGCCGTCGGACCGGGTGGCCGGGACGCCGCCGGCGACCAGCGATCCGTTGTCTCGTCCGGGGTCGGGAACGGTGCAGTGCAACGGCCAACAGCCCAACCCGTGTGTCTACACGCCGAGCGGGCCTCCCTCGGCGGTGTACAGTCCCCAGAGCGGCGAGCTGGTAGGCCCCGACGGCGTCAAATACTCCGTCGAGAACTCGAAGAAAACAGGAGACGACGGATGGAAGGAGATGCTGGCGCCAGCCAGCTGAACCCCCCACCGATGTCGGTGATCAGTCGTCTACGCCGGCGACGGCCGAAGGATCCGCAGGAACCCGGCGAGGCCGCCGACGAGACCGATACCCAGGCCGCGACCGAGGAGTCGCCGGTCGCGGACACGGAAGCCGCGACCGAAGCGGAGGCCGAGGTCGCCACCGCGGGTGCGGCCGTCGAGCGTGGACCGTCGTGGCTCAGCGGCAAGTGGCGAGTGGGCATCGCGGCACTTCTGGTCGTGGTGGCCGGAGCCGTCGGCGCCGGTGGCTACCTCACGCTGCGCTTTCACCAGCAGAGCCTGGCGATCGCGCGCGACGACGCGGCCGCGGTGAAGGCGGCGATCGACTGCGTATCGGCGACGCAGGCGCCGGACACCAACACGATGCTGGCGAGCGAACAGAAAATAATCGACTGTGGCACCGACGCGTTCCGCACCCAGGCCATCATGTACACCCAGATGCTGGTCCAGGCCTACCGGGCGTCGAACGCCCACGTGGAAGTGTCCGATATCCGGGCGGCCGTCGAACGCAACAACCCCGATGGTTCGATCGATGTGCTGGTCGCAATGCGGGTCAAGGTATCCGGCGACCAGGCGCAAAACGAGACCGGCTACCGGCTGCGGGTGAGGATGTCGAATGCCGAGGGCGCCTACCGGATTGCCAAGCTCGACCAGGTGACCAAGTGACGGCGGTGGTCGACGAACACCCGATCCAGACTCAGACCACGGCGGTGACCTCAATGTCATCGGGAAATATTTTGGCGCCGTGGCATATTCGCGCCCGCGCCTGGGCGATCGACGTGCTGCCGGCTATCGCCGTGGTGACGACGATGGGATTGGTGTCCTTCACGGTGCCGGCCCGTGGCCCCTGGTGGTGGGGGTGCGTGTCACTGCTGGGCCTGGCGATCCTGGCGCTGCTGGTCAATCGCCTGCTGCTGCCGGCCGTGGTCGGCTGGAGCCTGGGGCGGGCGCTGTGCGGGATCGCCGTGGTCCGCGGCGACGGCGCCGCCGTCGGAGCGTGGGGGCTGCTGCTGCGGGACCTGGCGCACCTGCTCGACACCGTGGCCATCGTGGGATGGCTTTGGCCGCTGTGGGATTCACAGCGTCGCACGTTCGCCGACATGTTGGTGGGCACCGAGGTGCGACGAACCGAGCCGGTCGTGCCGCTGCCGAAGGTGCGGCAGTGGGCCGCCGCGGCGGTGTTGACCGCCGCGGCGCTGTGCCTGGGCGGTGCCGCCGTGAGCTACGCGGTGGTGTACTCCCGGGATCAGGCGACCGAGCGGACGCGGGCCCAGATCGCGATCCAGGGGCCCAAGATCGTCGCGCAAATGCTGACCTACGACCCGAAGTCGTTGCAGGATGATTTCGCGCGCGCCCGCTCGTTGGCCACCGACAAGTACCGGGGCCAGCTGAAGACCCAGCAGGACATCGTGCAACACGGCAACCCGGTCATCAACGAATACTGGGTGACGGACAGCTCGATTCAATCGGCAT from Mycobacterium shigaense includes these protein-coding regions:
- a CDS encoding RDD family protein, with amino-acid sequence MTAVVDEHPIQTQTTAVTSMSSGNILAPWHIRARAWAIDVLPAIAVVTTMGLVSFTVPARGPWWWGCVSLLGLAILALLVNRLLLPAVVGWSLGRALCGIAVVRGDGAAVGAWGLLLRDLAHLLDTVAIVGWLWPLWDSQRRTFADMLVGTEVRRTEPVVPLPKVRQWAAAAVLTAAALCLGGAAVSYAVVYSRDQATERTRAQIAIQGPKIVAQMLTYDPKSLQDDFARARSLATDKYRGQLKTQQDIVQHGNPVINEYWVTDSSIQSASPDRATMLLFMQGRRGVAPEERYITATVRVSFAKVGDDWRVDDLAVLTKPKQPGNGK
- a CDS encoding Mce protein; this translates as MEGDAGASQLNPPPMSVISRLRRRRPKDPQEPGEAADETDTQAATEESPVADTEAATEAEAEVATAGAAVERGPSWLSGKWRVGIAALLVVVAGAVGAGGYLTLRFHQQSLAIARDDAAAVKAAIDCVSATQAPDTNTMLASEQKIIDCGTDAFRTQAIMYTQMLVQAYRASNAHVEVSDIRAAVERNNPDGSIDVLVAMRVKVSGDQAQNETGYRLRVRMSNAEGAYRIAKLDQVTK